CTGGAGGTCTGGGGTGAGCTCCCCTGCCTTGTTGACTTCCACTAAACCCCTCTTGAGGAGTCACTGAAAAAGTCCAATTTTGAAGGGTCAGCCTGTTCTGTTGATTTAAAATGCAGAACCAGTCAGGGCTGTGCTCTGGCCTAATTTTCTAGAATAGCTTTGACTCTGATACTGTTCCATTGTTGGGGGCTGAGCACGGTGTCTGGTCGGGTCGGTCTGGTCACCAGAACTGAACGGAGCTAGCTAGGGCTCGGGGAACTTGTGGCCAGTGGATTACTTTGCAGCTCCTTTGGatggtgggggtgtgtgtgggtcCTCCCTGGGGTGGCTGCTGTGTGGGGTGCCAACTCTTGGTCAGGTGTGGGTGCAGGCTTGCTAGCATCCTGCCCACTGGGTCCTGGTGTGAGGGACTCTGACTTGCGATGGGGGGATAGGtaaggggtgggggaagtgggtggagggctCAGGAGTCAGGGGGCCAGATCAGGGGATAAAAGGTGGCACTGGGGTCCTTGTCACCTGGCCCTGGGGGCAGTCTGTGGGGCACAGGACACAGGACAgaaggggtgggaagggcagTGTTGACAGGCCAACACCCCCTCAGaacccctcccttccctctctctctgcagtcTGTTGGCCACAGGGCAGCTGCACACGCTGGGACTGCCGGCTAGGCCAGGACGCCTGGCAGCTGCGGACTCCCTAGCTCGGAGCAGCCCCTCTTTGGTGAGTGGTGGGGTCCTTCCCGCATTGGCTCTTGGAgcagccccagccctcccccaggTAGCTGAGCCGGCCTCTCTTGGGGGCGACTTCCCTGATGCTCGGGCTGGCACCTTGCTCTGGACCTTTGGCACACCCTTCAtttccctgctctcctgcccccaccccctcccccgcccatgCTTTCTCCATTCCTTGAGATGCCATTTCTGGCCCACTCGctcctcttctctccatcctgCCTGGTTCCCTGGGGCCATTGCTGGGTCACAGTGGGGTCTCCGTGGGGTCTCTGAGCACTCCCTGTTGGCAGAGAGCTGAGAGCCTCATGGGGGAGGCCCTTGAGGACTGGCTGGGATGGGGGTCCGGAGGAGGCAGTCCCTCTGCTGTCTGTGGGGGTCATCTGCCCCACACCTAGACCTCTGACCCCAGTGGCCAGGAGTGAACTTGGAGGGTGCTAGAGCCTGGGAAAGGATGCTATTCAGCAGCCTCTGGATCTGTCTCTGCTCTGGGCCAATTGACCCTCATTGACCCTGGGAGCCCAGGAGTCCTCCTCTGGAGTAAACTGGTCACCTGCATCCCAAAGTTGGGGGCTTGACACAGTTGTCCCCATCTCCTGGCCCAGTGGGCATCGGTAAGCTGGTACTCAGTGTGTGCAGGGGTCCTTCCTGCAGGGGGCTATGGTAGGAAGGTGGCATCTGACATGAGCTCTTTTTTCCTCTAGGGGTGGGCAGGAGATGGAGGAAATATGACCACATGGGGAACTGGGTGGCTGTTGTGGGGATAGAAGATGCAGGCGGGCCCAGAGATGCTGGCAGGGGTGACAGACAGTGGCAGGGCAGTGTCTTGGGACAGGAACTGGTGGGCCTCTGAGTGTGTGAACTGGGGAAGTTAGCTCCTTGCCCAGTGGGGCCACACTGAGGAACTCGAGGTTCATGATGGGAGTCCCCTGCAGCATTTGTGAAACTGCATGTGGGGAGTCCATTTGTTCGGTCCCCAGAAGCTCCCAGGAGTCCCCCGAGGATGTAAAGTGTAGCCTAGAAGCTGCTCAGTCCTTGGGTGCATGTGTGAGCATCGTGCAGGGAAGTGGGTATGTCCCTGGCCCCCCTGGAGGCCAGGCCTTCTAAGGGAGCAGGctggggcccccagcccccaccccacagctgCGGAGGGCAGGCTGCGCCTGACGGCCGCCCGCCTTTGCCCACAGACCTCGCATGGTGGAGAAGCAGCCCCATGAAGGTGCCCAGCCATGCAATGTTCCTGGAAGGCCGTCCTCCTCCTCGCCCTGGCCTCAATCGCCATACAGTACACGGCCATCCGCACCTTCACCGCCAAGTCCTTCCACACCTGCCCGGGGCTGGCGGAGGCGGGGCTGGCCGAGCGGCTGTGCGAGGAGGGCCCCACCTTCGCCTACAACCTCTCGCGCAAGACCCACATCCTCATCCTGGCCACCACGCGCAGCGGCTCCTCCTTCGTGGGCCAGCTCTTCAACCAGCACCTGGACGTCTTCTACCTGTTCGAGCCCCTCTACCACGTCCAGAACACGCTCATCCCCCGCTTCACCCAGGGCAAGAGCCCCGCGGACCGGCGGGTCATGCTGGGCGCCAGCCGCGACCTCCTGAGGAGCCTCTATGACTGTGACCTCTACTTCCTGGAGAACTACATCAAACCGCCGCCCGTCAACCACACCACCGACAGGATCTTCCGCCGCGGGGCCAGCAGGGTGCTGTGCTCTCGCCCCGTGTGCGACCCCCCGGGCTCCGCCGACCTGGTGCTGGAGGAGGGGGACTGCGTGCGCAAGTGCGGCCTGCTGAACCTGACCGTGGCCGCCGAGGCCTGTCGGGAGCGCAGCCACGTGGCCATCAAGACGGTGCGGGTGCCCGAGGTCAACGACCTCCGGGCCCTGGTTGAAGACCCAAGGTTAAACCTCAAGGTCATCCAGCTGGTCCGAGACCCGCGGGGCATCCTGGCCTCCCGCAGCGAGACCTTCCGCGACACGTACCGGCTCTGGCGGCTCTGGTACGGCACCGGGCGGAAGCCCTACAACCTGGACGTGACGCAGCTGACCACGGTGTGCGAGGACTTCTCCAACTCGGTGTCCACCGGGCTCACGCGGCCACCGTGGCTCAAGGGCAAGTACATGCTGGTGCGCTACGAGGACCTGGCCAGGAACCCCATGAAGAAGACCGAGGAGATCTACGGCTTCCTGGGCATCCCCCTGGACAGCCACGTGGCCCGCTGGATCCAGAACAACACGCGGGGCGACCCCACCCTGGGCAAGCACAAGTACGGCACCGTGCGCAACTCGGCGGCCACGGCCGAGAAGTGGCGCTTCCGCCTCTCCTACGACATCGTGGCCTTCGCCCAGAACGCCTGCCAGCGGGTGCTGGCGCAGCTGGGCTACAAGCTGGCCACGTCGGAGGAGGAGCTCAAGAACCCCTCCATCAGCCTGGTGGAGGAGCGGGACTTCCGCCCTTTCTCGTGACCAGGGCTCCgcgggtgggggtgaggggcacatGGTGTCGGTTTTGATAAAATGGACCGTTTTTAACTGTTGCCttatctccccctccctctccgaCCCTGTCTTTGTGTCCTTctggcccctcccagcccccacccccggcccaccctccacttccttctgcctctattttgtctctgaaatttgcacTATGTCTTGGACAGGAATCACTGGGGCAGAGGGGGCGAGAAGCGGGGTacagcccccagcccaccccattCAGACACACGGATGTTGGGTCTCTGCGTGGATGGTGACAATGTTTACAAGCACCACACTCACACATTCACatacgcacacatgcacacacccggGCGCCCGTGAGGAGAGATTCCCCAAACCATGGAACTTCTGCAGCTTTTCCAGTGGCCCAGTGGTCAGGGTATGGTAGTTTTTGCACTGTCTTACTTCCACAAGGTAAGAGGTTAAAAGCAAAAAGGCCACCCCTCTCTAATTTATGAATGGTGTCTAAGCCCTCCCCATCCTGCTACCTGCCCTCAATGCCCATCGCCCCCCCGCCTTGGAGCAGAGAACCTGCCCCCTctccgccccctgcccctgcctgccagTGAGCAGGTTTTTACTGTGAGGTGAATGTGgaccttgtttattttttccagtctgtggcgatgctgtctgtctgtctgtctgtctgtgtcttgTGGCTGCCCCTGGACCAGTGATGGCTGATAAATCTTATGGGTTTCTGATTGATCTTGGGGTCCATCTGTGATATTTCTTtgtgccaaaaagaaaaaaaaaagagtggatcAGTTTGCTAAATGAACATTGAAATGCTTTATCTgtgttttctgtaaataaaagaGTGCAATAATATCTGAGTGTGATTGTGGGACGTTCTGAACAGGCAAGGGCAGGCATCGGTGGGGCCCACCGTTTCTGCTTTtggggatgagagagagagaaggaggtggaggtggggattCGGTGGCCAGTCTGGCTTTCAGAACACATGTCACCCTATCACTGTCGACACcaagttcagtgattcatttccttttttttttttaatattttatttatttattcatgagagacacacagagagaagcagagacataggcagagggagaagtgggctccagtggggggcccgatgtgggactcgatccgagccaagggcagaccctcaaccactgagccacccaggtgcccctcagtgaTTCATTTCCATTCAGTTGGTGGAGACCAGGCACCTTAGAGCCAAGGATGATGTTCGAAACATTTAACAAGTGCTATGGCTGGCTGAATCAGTGTCCAGAGGTCAGGCTGAGATCTAGGTGTTGCCCCTTTATTTGCTGGGAGGGGGACTGTTCCCAGGGTGGGGTGGCTCAGGGCCATGGCTGGTGTCAACTGGCCTGGAAGTATTTCTGCATCATGACAAGTGGTGCAGGTGTACCGGTATCTACCCTGCTGGAGTATCAGCTGTGCTTACTTCCCTTCCCATCCTTGGCAGTCTAGCAGCTTCCTCCAAGCATGCAACTTCCCCAGCTATTTCAAGAGAacagctgggccctggggtggaGGTCACAGCTCTGTTGTCCTGGGACAATGAGCACCCCTGGGATCAAGCCGTCCCAGTGGTCCGGGGCTTCCTGAGGAAACTCACTGCTGGGCTATATGAGTTGGGAGGATATGGATTCAGCAGCCATAGCAAGTAGCTCAGATAAAAGTAGGGTCATCAAGATAGGCTATTTTGTTTCCTCCTCCCTTAACAGCGTGTGCTGGCTTAAACCCGTCAGGGCTGATACGGTGGCCCTGAATGGTGTGCCCGGATATGAGGGGTCCAGGCTCTTTCCGTCTCGTTGCTGCTCCATTATTCTGAGGTGTTGCCCTTGGCTATGTTGTCCAAGATGGCGCACTaggcagtggggaggagaagaaCAAGAAAGGAGGGCATAGCCCTTCCATTTGTGAGCAAATCCCCAGAGTTATGCACCTCACTTCCACTCATGTCTCATTGGCTAGAACCTGGTCAGCTGGGCCACATGTAATcacaagggaggctgggaaatgtagtgcGCTTTCTGGGTGGCCATGACATCTGAAGGGGCCCCGAAGAGTCAAAGGCTTatctctctgggcttctgggTTTCTCTCAGTGAGAGGGAGACAGTGTAGTTTATACCTTTGTGCTTCAAGAACTATAGGCTGGCTTGGAAAAGTCTGTCAAGACTGGTAGGTAGGGCCTGGAGCTGCTGGGGCCCTCTTCTCAGCCCCTGGTTCATGGGCTCTGCTCCTCCAACCTATGAATTGGCTTCCTGGCATCAGTGCTCAGGTGATCAGTGGCTCCCTCAGTGCCCCTGGCCAGCGGTTTGAGCACCTGGGGAAGGCCTGCTCCAACGGAGGCCACGGCTGCTCGGTTCTTTCCCTGTCATAGTAAATGGTGCTGTGGCACTTGCCTTGTAAAGAGgtcccttctctttccttggaTTGTCCTGGAGCTGGGAGGCTCCTCTCCTCTGGGTGAGTGGCTCCATGGTGGAACTGGGAGACACTGGAACTGCTGGCCTAGTCGGAGAACCTCTCCCCTCAACTGCCATGACAGAAGACATTAATAACATTGACTGAGGCTCTAGAGGAGAGTCCTGTTGAGGGATAgaatcactcattcatttactgtttctgattcttctgtGTACTGGCCCTGGGGTTATGGATCCTCGTTCAAGAAAGTCTAGTGGGAGgcaaacatataaaaaagatGGTTGCAGCATTGGTGAAGCACTGTGCCCACAGGTGTGTGCCACAcgggcagggctgggccccaTACAAACCTGGTACTAGAAAGCATAAGGCCATTGTAATAAGTCACAGGCTTTTCCACTAGGCCTCACTGTGTTGTTTAATGTGTCTTCTCTGGTCTCGGGGGTCTAGAGAAGTCAGGGAGGGCTTCTTTGAGGTGGTGCTACCTGAAATGAGTCTTGGAGAGGCAGGCACTGACTCTCCACGGGGTGTGAGAAGTTTGTCACCCGCTGAGGGGGGAACAGGTGTAAAGGCACAGAGGTGAGAAGGTATGAGGCCTTTATAGTAGTGTAGGCTACAGGGAGGATTGTGGGGGTAGACCATGCTCCCCATCCTGTCCTCAGCTTGGAAATCCAGGGTAAGTCAGTCTTCGAGGGATTTATTTATGAGGATCAACTACACATGATAGAGATCAGAAGCCAGAGGGCTTGCCTGCTTTCAGGGTAAAGACCAAATTCCTACAGGGCTCTTGGAGGCCCACCGTGtcctggctcccctgcccccagcttcacccacaccatgctctctctcctcactcttcACTctctggtctttctttctttcaattccttGAGCACACTGAGGTAGATCTTTGCAGTTATAACCCCTAATTTGTTCACACCTGACTCTAGGCTTAGCCCCCATTgccttgctttggccaatgagacGACAGCAAGTGTGATGGGTACGGAGACACAAAACATACCTTTAGAGGTTGTTCTTTTTGGCTACCTGGTGGAAGCCTTTCCCTGAATGTGAAGGAAGCCCAGCCTAGCTTGCTGGGGAATGCAGACCCGAAAGTGAAGAACTGAAGCTCCCCGGGCAAGGTCAGCCAGTTCTTGCCTGACTTGGCAACTAACTGGGATGCAGGAGTGAGTCCCAGCCAAGATGAGCCACAGTATGACCTGAATTGTTGGAAGTACTCGGCTGAATCGGGAAGAATCAGACGTAAGAACGCCTCACAGACATACTCCgtggcaagaaggaaggaaggaggaaggacggaggaaggaaggaggaaggaaggggaggagggagtggcggggggagggaggggggaggtgagggggcgGAGGCTGGAGGGAGGTAGGGGCGGAGGCGTGGAGGGAGTTTCttcgtctttctttcttctgcttttttttttgggctttctcttttctttctttttcttcgttcttttttctgttctttctggttcttctttcttctttctctttcttctttttctttccttttctttctttccttctttctttctttaattttattaatttctttgagagagacagcacaagcagggggagcaaagAGGGAGacggaaaagcagactccccaaggagcagggagcccaatgtgggactcaacgccaggaccttgagatcatgacctgagctgaaggcaggtgcttaaccaactgagccacccaggcgcccctcagcccAAATTTCTGACTCACAAAATAGTGGGTTCAAAAAAAGtggttgtggggcacctgggtggttcagtggttgagtgtctgccttcagctcagggtgtgatgctggggttctgggattgagtctggcattaggctcccctcagggagcctacttctccctctacctgtgtctctgcctctctctgcatctctcatgaataaacgaataaaatcttttaaaaaataagtggttgttgctttaagccactgagttttggagTGACTTGTTCTATAACCAAAGCCAATGCCATTCTCTGTCCCACTGTGGCATTAGCACAGACCGTTCTTTGTGCTTGGGTCAGTCCTACTCCCCTCTTTACCTAATTAATACCCGCTGATCGTTTGGACCTCAGCTTCATTATCAACACTTCCTTGGTTTTACCAGATTAGTTCTGTTGTCCTGAGAATAGGCCCGCATGTAACTGATTATATATCTCATATTTGTATATCCTGATTATAGCCTTGATGGCACTGTATACATCTCCTTTACAGTGCTCACCACAGTTGTACCTACACCTTCTTTTACAGGACCTGGCACATGATAAGGTGTTGAATAAAACACTGGTTGAATGGATAAAAGAGTGAATGAAATAGGTACTGCCCACTTACTGGCTGGCCTGGGACCTTCATCGAGAAGTGGGCAAGGCCTATTAGGGAATGAGACCTGAGGCAGCTCATGCCCTCCCAGGCTGTTCTGAAAAGTTATAGGGAgttgagaggtgcctgggtgaatCAGTTGCTTGGGCGTCCGACTTGGGcgtcttgattttagctcagggggcatgagattgaggcccacattggggctcaacatggaggctgcttaagattctctctctatccctctctctgcctcaccacACTCTCCctctagccaaaaaaaaaaaaaaaaaaaaaaaaaaaagaaaaaaaagaaaagaaaagaaaagaaaagaaaagaaaagaaaagaaaaatctatgggTGGTTGAGCTGAATTTTGTTCCAAGAGTCCATGTCCAccatttctcccccaccccccaaccataG
The Canis lupus familiaris isolate Mischka breed German Shepherd chromosome 18, alternate assembly UU_Cfam_GSD_1.0, whole genome shotgun sequence genome window above contains:
- the CHST1 gene encoding carbohydrate sulfotransferase 1, which gives rise to MQCSWKAVLLLALASIAIQYTAIRTFTAKSFHTCPGLAEAGLAERLCEEGPTFAYNLSRKTHILILATTRSGSSFVGQLFNQHLDVFYLFEPLYHVQNTLIPRFTQGKSPADRRVMLGASRDLLRSLYDCDLYFLENYIKPPPVNHTTDRIFRRGASRVLCSRPVCDPPGSADLVLEEGDCVRKCGLLNLTVAAEACRERSHVAIKTVRVPEVNDLRALVEDPRLNLKVIQLVRDPRGILASRSETFRDTYRLWRLWYGTGRKPYNLDVTQLTTVCEDFSNSVSTGLTRPPWLKGKYMLVRYEDLARNPMKKTEEIYGFLGIPLDSHVARWIQNNTRGDPTLGKHKYGTVRNSAATAEKWRFRLSYDIVAFAQNACQRVLAQLGYKLATSEEELKNPSISLVEERDFRPFS